In Phaeodactylum tricornutum CCAP 1055/1 chromosome 10, whole genome shotgun sequence, a single genomic region encodes these proteins:
- a CDS encoding predicted protein: MSEGSLTSPGVGRVQEGTVLPFQTEALAVSEAASKAVSLVQKYSELDPHEIDSPWQNPETIWDVLDQSRRDVTQAWGDLKTAMAQHDERLGRKLSAPTAVGSSDEDLRVAYMDMVTDAFADCLNDLKESEERIDVDILVDCLQSGLDLMTNDEKDLFLQEVHGEFDCGDNGDDVDELTPHETRRRQLGFHIDSTA; the protein is encoded by the coding sequence ATGTCGGAAGGGTCCCTTACTAGCCCCGGTGTCGGAAGAGTCCAGGAAGGAACTGTTCTTCCGTTTCAAACGGAGGCCTTGGCCGTCAGCGAAGCTGCCAGCAAGGCCGTCTCACTAGTCCAAAAGTATTCCGAACTAGATCCCCACGAAATAGACAGTCCCTGGCAAAATCCGGAGACGATTTGGGATGTGTTGGACCAATCGCGCCGAGACGTGACCCAAGCTTGGGGAGACTTAAAAACTGCCATGGCCCAACACGATGAGAGACTGGGTAGGAAACTTAGTGCTCCGACTGCGGTCGGCTCATCGGACGAAGATTTACGAGTCGCCTACATGGACATGGTCACAGATGCATTTGCAGATTGTTTAAACGACTTGAAAGAATCGGAAGAACGGATTGATGTAGACATTTTGGTGGATTGTTTGCAGTCTGGCCTCGATCTGATGACCAACGACGAGAAGGATCTGTTCCTGCAGGAAGTGCATGGAGAGTTCGATTGTGGTGACAATGGCGACGACGTAGATGAACTCACACCGCACGAGACGCGCCGTCGACAGCTGGGTTTTCATATCGATTCTACGGCATAG
- a CDS encoding translation initiation factor eif-2bgamma (Potentially a component of translation initiation factor eIF-2B, a complex of five subunits that promotes the exchange of eIF2-bound GDP for GTP.), translating to MVRKKASSTEDTATAATKHEQPLQAVLLADSFVNTFRPLSLDRPKMLCPLNNVTLIDYAVDFLAGAGVEELIVVCVSDKVETHVMQHTSLPIQVSVIKDSSLANAGDALRELDKRDLVQSDPFILMYGDVLTNVDVSGVIAAHKERHKKDRSAIMTILLKPVGVSDICGSSTKYSSIRTTTEDLVVGIDPTQDNRILVYDDKSSRASVSVPCSFFALHPQVDLRCDLLDCGIDICSPDVLARFTDEFDYSEIRRMFVANSVAEEEEGLQNKIYAHLLAPSEYAARVHDFSTYHAISRDLLRRWCYPVVPDNLPSGYEKQYRYVLQRHCMYYEHRNGKAKVGRSSQVQGAGMIGTCCCIGEDCQINCTVIGNHCHIAANVNIQGSHLWDNVVVEEGAVIVQSILADGCLVKAGAVVQRGCIIGAGCVIGAGCVLPEYTRLSLKVESDDNFDDDWGDDSSSEASEGSNAKKEVLESEAMYHKNVVGPDGKGIVWNYPLDDDEEETENLPPAEILRAQSIGFNPTALFAERQKIQREREDCFSDEESTGNINDLGEYDGGITFVSDDTNAQAASIVGRQKGVDVIKELKSICLEYEPASPIENLAIELNSFKFSQNATYVDCTTAATLAILEQMSITKDTTDGKLVQEFKSYLDHWAPLLQKMSIGLDEEKGIVLALEQCALESNERGQTLSSGTSFRFLLQTLHDEEIVSDEAILSWAADRQEDADGSRLKKLLDLPLVKDFLEWLEQESEDEDGSSEED from the coding sequence ATGGTTAGAAAGAAAGCTTCATCAACAGAGGATACGGCAACGGCCGCAACGAAACATGAGCAGCCTCTTCAAGCCGTCTTGCTGGCGGATTCCTTCGTCAACACGTTTCGGCCGCTGAGTCTGGATCGTCCCAAGATGTTGTGCCCGTTGAACAACGTCACCTTAATTGATTACGCTGTTGACTTCTTGGCGGGAGCTGGGGTTGAGGAGTTGATTGTAGTTTGTGTTTCGGATAAAGTTGAAACGCACGTCATGCAACACACATCACTGCCCATTCAAGTGTCCGTCATCAAGGACAGTTCTTTGGCGAATGCTGGAGATGCTCTGCGAGAGCTCGACAAACGCGATCTTGTCCAGAGTGATCCCTTCATTCTCATGTATGGAGATGTGCTGACCAACGTGGATGTGTCTGGAGTTATTGCTGCACACAAAGAACGTCACAAGAAAGATCGGTCAGCCATCATGACGATCCTACTGAAGCCGGTTGGTGTTTCAGATATTTGTGGATCATCCACAAAGTATTCGTCAATCCGTACGACTACCGAAGACCTCGTAGTTGGCATCGATCCAACGCAAGACAATCGTATTCTCGTTTACGACGACAAGAGCTCCAGGGCGTCCGTTTCGGTGCCTTGCTCCTTTTTTGCGTTACATCCGCAAGTCGATTTGCGCTGCGATCTACTCGACTGTGGTATCGACATTTGCAGTCCAGATGTACTCGCCCGCTTTACCGACGAATTCGACTACAGCGAGATCCGTCGCATGTTCGTGGCCAACTCGGtagcggaagaagaagagggcCTACAGAACAAGATATACGCCCACCTCCTGGCTCCGTCCGAATACGCCGCTCGAGTGCACGATTTTTCTACGTATCACGCCATTTCCCGTGACTTGCTGCGACGCTGGTGCTATCCCGTGGTCCCGGATAACTTGCCGAGTGGCTATGAAAAACAGTACCGATACGTCTTGCAAAGGCATTGTATGTATTATGAGCATCGAAACGGAAAGGCCAAGGTGGGTCGATCGTCACAGGTACAGGGCGCAGGTATGATTGGTACCTGTTGCTGTATTGGAGAAGATTGTCAGATTAACTGTACTGTAATTGGAAATCACTGCCACATTGCGGCCAACGTCAATATCCAAGGTTCCCATCTATGGGACAATGTTGTGGTCGAAGAAGGTGCTGTTATTGTGCAGTCGATTTTGGCGGATGGTTGTCTAGTTAAGGCCGGAGCCGTGGTGCAACGTGGCTGTATCATTGGGGCTGGTTGCGTGATCGGGGCTGGTTGCGTGCTACCGGAGTATACTCGACTTTCTCTCAAGGTGGAAAGTGacgacaattttgacgacgactgggGTGATGATTCCTCTTCGGAAGCATCAGAAGGCAGCAACGCGAAGAAAGAAGTTCTCGAAAGCGAAGCAATGTACCACAAAAACGTCGTAGGCCCAGACGGAAAAGGCATAGTTTGGAACTATCCactggacgatgacgaggaagaaaccgaaaatCTTCCGCCAGCAGAAATCTTAAGGGCTCAAAGCATTGGATTTAACCCTACTGCTTTGTTTGCAGAACGCCAAAAGATTCAAAGAGAACGAGAGGACTGCTtcagcgacgaagaatcgACCGGCAATATCAATGACTTGGGTGAGTACGATGGAGGCATTACTTTTGTTTCGGACGATACCAATGCGCAAGCGGCTTCCATTGTCGGCCGTCAAAAAGGTGTAGACGTGATCAAGGAGCTCAAATCAATATGTTTGGAGTACGAACCCGCCAGTCCAATTGAGAACCTAGCAATTGAACTCAATTCTTTCAAGTTTAGTCAGAATGCAACGTACGTGGACTGTACAACTGCTGCGACGTTGGCAATTCTAGAACAAATGAGCATAACCAAAGATACAACCGATGGCAAGCTTGTGCAAGAGTTTAAATCTTACCTCGACCACTGGGCGCCTTTGCTGCAGAAGATGAGTATTGGTCTAGACGAAGAAAAGGGCATTGTCCTGGCTTTGGAACAGTGTGCCCTAGAATCCAATGAACGCGGCCAAACTCTGAGTTCAGGAACGTCTTTTCGATTTCTGTTGCAAACATTgcacgacgaagaaatcgtcagTGACGAAGCGATCTTGTCGTGGGCGGCTGACCGGCAGGAAGATGCAGATGGGAGTCGTCTGAAAAAACTGCTAGATCTACCGCTGGTCAAAGATTTTTTGGAGTGGCTGGAAcaagaaagcgaagacgaagacggaaGCAGCGAGGAAGACTAA
- a CDS encoding predicted protein has product MVGSPRIVTSNAINVIFLDIDGVLLPFLSSGLKDLFPDRTLKALTSIIEQSSSPNCKTEIVLSSTWRVQERFRQDILRDFHRYGVNQGGPLKSIEFYDFTDPCMHSERQHEIFSWLCENDQKVAAWVALDDEELLEGDANRAFRNTFDGHVVKTNSHRGLTMQDASEAVQLLQEQKMKP; this is encoded by the coding sequence ATGGTCGGAAGCCCAAGGATTGTTACCTCTAACGCCATCAACGTTATCTTTCTAGATATTGACGGAGTTTTATTACCCTTTTTGTCAAGCGGCTTAAAAGATCTTTTTCCGGATCGAACCTTAAAGGCTTTGACGTCAATTATTGAACAGTCGTCGTCGCCCAATTGTAAAACGGAAATTGTCTTGTCCTCAACTTGGCGTGTTCAAGAGCGGTTTCGGCAAGATATTCTTCGCGATTTTCATCGATACGGTGTAAATCAAGGTGGACCTCTGAAATCAATTGAATTCTACGATTTTACGGATCCCTGTATGCATTCTGAACGACAGCATGAAATATTTTCATGGCTCTgtgaaaatgaccaaaaaGTTGCTGCATGGGTCGCTCTTGATGACGAAGAACTGCTCGAAGGCGATGCCAATCGAGCCTTCCGAAACACATTTGACGGACATGTTGTCAAGACGAACAGTCATCGCGGATTGACTATGCAGGATGCCAGCGAAGCGGTACAACTGCTACAGGAGCAAAAAATGAAACCCTGA
- a CDS encoding predicted protein produces TCGNETGGRRRRGPTPRSRYQHSAILHGRFAGSTSRPYDRTGGLIELCRSRCFAAYCWKVPFVEKDCAKCCRWF; encoded by the coding sequence ACGTGCGGCAACGAGACAGGCGGGCGGCGACGGCGGGGGCCGACCCCAAGGAGCCGGTACCAACATTCTGCAATTTTACACGGACGATTCGCCGGGTCTACAAGTAGGCCCTACGACCGTACTGGTGGCCTCATTGAGCTTTGTCGGAGTCGTTGTTTTGCTGCATATTGTTGGAAAGTTCCGTTCGTAGAGAAGGACTGCGCCAAATGTTGCCGTTGGTTTTAA
- a CDS encoding predicted protein encodes MPPRSLSLRSSPSVMGWSDDYSLSSASFDVNAKNNKVRLPLTKSVKFSECNETFEVTHLDDMTNKEVADTWYDAKEYSAIKAGYQYTIFLMEAGEKIPQDDPDNTTRGLEYRTQEGAWARYENKRDAYNAVLDEQDRQWKVDKDDEQRIRKIYLDHSTKCADAAVVRGVKDEREAIRLHAEERARLQAAVKRAAERRAKKLAEKKKLKKLLSESKSIADETKSVTSKKSKVSSETKMKSTVMPEKKEKKLKSALSSSSLGDRKMKGTTSLRKKLERAEAQQ; translated from the coding sequence ATGCCTCCAAGATCGCTATCATTACGTAGCTCACCTAGTGTGATGGGCTGGAGTGATGATTATTCGCTCTCTTCCGCTAGTTTCGATGTGAATGCAAAGAACAATAAAGTGCGTCTGCCGCTGACTAAATCGGTGAAATTTTCAGAATGCAATGAGACTTTCGAGGTCACCCATTTAGACGACATGACAAATAAGGAGGTCGCTGACACCTGGTACGATGCCAAGGAATACAGTGCCATTAAAGCTGGCTATCAATATACAATTTTTCTGATGGAAGCTGGCGAAAAGATTCCGCAAGACGACCCCGATAACACGACAAGAGGACTGGAATACCGAACGCAAGAAGGAGCCTGGGCTCGATATGAAAATAAACGCGACGCATACAATGCCGTTTTAGACGAACAGGATCGACAGTGGAAAGTCGACAAGGACGACGAACAAAGAATTAGAAAAATTTACTTGGATCATTCCACCAAGTGTGCAGATGCGGCAGTTGTAAGAGGAGTAAAAGACGAAAGGGAAGCTATCAGGCTTCACGCAGAGGAACGCGCCCGACTTCAAGCGGCAGTCAAGCGAGCAGCAGAGCGAAGAGCAAAAAAACTGgcggaaaagaaaaagctgaagaaATTGCTGTCGGAAAGCAAATCCATTGCCGATGAGACGAAGTCAGTCACGTCAAAAAAATCTAAGGTGTCGTCTGAAACAAAAATGAAATCCACCGTAATGCcagagaagaaagaaaagaaactcAAGTCCGCATtgagttcttcttccttaGGAGATAGGAAGATGAAAGGAACAACAAGCTTGAGAAAGAAACTGGAAAGGGCAGAAGCTCAGCAATGA
- the GWT1 gene encoding predicted protein (putative glycosylphosphatidylinostol (GPI)- anchored protein transfer 1 ortholog), translating into MFAKKLAKEAFVMGLEGTTPLELLLVLSCIPIGFWSFQFLPSANPWQSSVSEAITFWIPMILCQSKLLYPYGVLYLASELTFAIINESVRPNREVLKRTDDMRRVTLTVYRSSLLYLTFVAILSVDFHFFPRRFAKTEERGYSLMDMGAASFVIAAGLVSTRARGKTANTRRDFARTLPLLTLGVLRLIAHKELEYQEHVSEYGVHWNFSFTLAILSPVGALLPGPTWTLPVALLSFYQFALYSFGLQTWIEDSPRQCLEFDHNICHFFAANREGLLGCVGYSAIYLLSEWFGSQYLWRAPDDNYRLKFGLFKFTGGLTLFWLILEASGLTASRRSTNLVFAVWVLLVNILILTTVRYVCVGHDKVPFVLNTVNKHGLPCFVGANLMTGIVNLSFDTMQQNDTTAFVILLVYISGVGTLAVSLNILIPKLKGFFSRLPPGKEKIM; encoded by the coding sequence ATGTTTGCGAAAAAGCTCGCCAAAGAAGCCTTCGTCATGGGGTTAGAAGGGACAACGCCTCTCGAGCTGCTGCTAGTTTTGTCTTGCATTCCTATTGGATTTTGGAGTTTCCAATTTCTCCCCAGTGCGAATCCATGGCAGTCGTCTGTCTCCGAAGCAATAACATTTTGGATTCCCATGATTCTGTGCCAAAGCAAGTTGCTTTATCCGTATGGTGTACTTTACCTTGCCTCAGAACTTACCTTTGCCATCATAAACGAGTCCGTCAGACCAAATAGAGAAGTACTAAAGAGGACTGACGATATGCGGCGAGTCACCTTGACTGTGTATCGATCTTCGCTCCTTTATCTGACGTTTGTAGCTATTTTATCCGTGGACTTTCACTTTTTTCCCCGGCGATTTGCCAAGACAGAAGAACGTGGCTACAGCCTTATGGATATGGGTGCTGCGTCGTTTGTGATTGCTGCTGGTCTAGTATCGACTCGTGCCCGGGGTAAGACAGCGAATACCCGGAGAGATTTTGCACGGACCTTGCCGCTGCTCACATTGGGAGTCTTGCGATTGATTGCTCACAAGGAGTTGGAGTATCAGGAGCATGTCTCCGAGTATGGTGTCCATTGGAACTTCTCCTTTACGTTAGCCATCTTGTCACCGGTCGGGGCACTGCTACCAGGTCCCACTTGGACTCTTCCAGTGGCTCTTTTGAGTTTCTACCAATTTGCTTTGTATTCTTTCGGGCTTCAGACATGGATCGAGGATTCGCCTCGACAATGTCTTGAATTCGACCACAATATATGTCACTTTTTCGCAGCCAATCGGGAAGGATTGCTTGGATGTGTTGGATACAGCGCAATATATCTATTAAGCGAATGGTTTGGCTCTCAATATCTCTGGAGAGCGCCCGACGACAATTACAGATTGAAGTTTGGATTGTTCAAATTCACGGGAGGGTTGACCCTATTCTGGTTGATATTGGAAGCGTCCGGCTTGACAGCATCCCGCCGCTCAACCAATCTTGTGTTTGCCGTCTGGGTCCTCCTAGTAAACATTTTGATTCTTACTACCGTGCGATACGTTTGCGTTGGGCATGACAAGGTACCTTTCGTACTAAACACCGTAAACAAACATGGGTTACCTTGCTTTGTCGGGGCGAATTTAATGACGGGAATTGTAAATTTGTCATTCGATACAATGCAACAAAATGACACCACCGCGTTCGTAATACTGCTAGTCTACATCTCTGGGGTCGGGACACTGGCGGTGTCGCTCAACATTCTCATCCCCAAACTTAAAGGCTTCTTCTCAAGGCTACCTCCTGGAAAGGAAAAAATAATGTGA
- a CDS encoding predicted protein gives MPSVQTVKEIYIDSFLEMLDYPQIHTPDDQADFADGLESLYAKHANVLVQMAKGAFQLRKAVRSGQVKGSRNNEDNDDDRHHVSFECMEECHKFLDRFYTSRIGIRVLAGQYLALHSNHASSGSSLSDDTPNKHDDKYIGMICLKTSPSAIVRRAASDATTMCLRKYGIAPRVVVQGRLDLTFPYIPTYLHYILLELLKNALRATTEHHASLAGPLPSVTVVIADGDDNEDVVIKIMDEGGGIPRSRIEKVWSYLYTTADPSIQEGFIGENDHSSASPIAGLGYGLPISRSYVRYFGGDMDLMSMEGYGTDAFLYLKRIGDSKEPLPV, from the coding sequence ATGCCGTCGGTACAGACCGTCAAAGAAATCTACATTGACAGCTTTCTAGAAATGCTGGACTATCCACAGATCCATACACCCGACGACCAAGCGGACTTTGCTGATGGTCTGGAGTCTCTGTACGCCAAACACGCTAACGTCTTGGTTCAAATGGCCAAGGGAGCTTTTCAATTGCGCAAAGCCGTAAGGTCTGGTCAAGTAAAAGGCAGCCGCAACAACGAAGATAATGACGACGACCGCCATCACGTGTCCTTTGAATGTATGGAAGAATGCCATAAATTCCTCGATCGATTCTATACATCCCGTATCGGTATTCGCGTTTTGGCTGGACAATACTTGGCCTTGCACAGCAACCATGCCTCGTCGGGATCAAGCTTGAGTGACGATACACCTAACAAGCACGACGACAAGTATATTGGTATGATATGCCTGAAAACTTCGCCGTCAGCCATTGTCCGCCGGGCCGCTAGTGACGCAACCACCATGTGCTTACGCAAATACGGGATAGCTCCACGAGTAGTGGTCCAAGGGCGGCTCGATTTGACCTTTCCTTACATACCCACTTATTTACACTACATTTTACTCGAACTGCTCAAGAACGCCCTGAGAGCCACCACGGAACACCATGCATCCCTTGCTGGTCCTTTACCATCCGTTACTGTCGTAATTGCCGATGGGGATGACAATGAAGATGTGGTGATTAAGATTATGGACGAAGGTGGAGGGATCCCCAGATCGCGAATCGAAAAGGTCTGGTCGTACCTCTACACGACAGCCGATCCCTCCATACAAGAAGGCTTTATTGGAGAGAATGATCACAGCAGTGCTTCACCGATCGCTGGACTGGGATATGGTTTGCCAATTTCGCGTAGCTACGTGCGGTATTTTGGTGGCGATATGGATTTGATGTCCATGGAAGGATATGGGACGGACGCCTTTTTGTATTTAAAGCGCATCGGTGATTCGAAAGAACCCTTGCCTGTTTAA